GCCTACAGTTTTAATAGATGCGATTGCTATTGGTCAATCAAATGTCCATGGCATGTTAAAAGAAGGCCTAATTTATGCGAATGTTATCGGTTCTGATTTAGGTCCAAAAATTACACCGATAGGCTCTTTAGCTACATTACTGTGGTTACACGTCTTAACACAAAAAGATGTTAAGATTTCTTGGGGCACATACTTTAAAACTGGTATCATCATTACAATTCCAGTACTATTTATAACCCTCATAGGGTTGTATCTAACACTTATCATATTTTAATTAATTAGGAGATTGTTATGACTAAAAAAACAATTTATTTTATATGTACAGGCAACTCATGTCGAAGTCAAATGGCTGAAGGTTGGGCTAAACAAATCTTAGCGGATGATTGGAATGTATATTCTGCTGGTATCGAAACACACGGTGTTAATCCCAAAGCGATAGAAGCTATGAAAGAAGTAGGCATTGATATATCAAATCATACATCAGATTTAATCGATAATAATATTATTAAAAATTCAAATTTAGTTGTTACATTATGTAGTGATGCAGACGTAAATTGCCCTTCTTTACCAACAAATGTTAAGAAAGAACATTGGGGATTTGATGATCCTGCAGGCAAGCCTTGGTCAGAGTTCCAACGTGTAAGAGATGAAATTAAAATCGCAATTGAAAATTTCAAATCACGATGAGAGTGGGACAGAAATGATAAAAAAACACTAATGATTTATTATGTAGTGGTTCTTTATCATTAGCTATAACTAATGTGTACTTAAAAATAGGAATACATGAGTAAAACTCATGCATAAGAAATACTAATTTCTAAAGAAAAAGTAATTCTTTATCGATGTCCTGCCCCACTTGCATTGGTGGGATTATCAATCAATGTGTTTTCTCTAATGCAAAAAGACGCTTTCTATCAAAACAAGATAGAAAGCGTCTTTTTAGTATGTCCGAGTCATAAAAACAACTCGTAGCTTATCAAATTACTTATTCAAATGTTTACTGTCATCTTTATACACAAAGTATTTGAAGTATTTTCCTTCAGTCTTCATGTTCTTATAAAAGTCAGCGATAATTGTTGCATTACTTTCTGCCCACTTAATATCTGTAGCATATTGATGTTCTCCTGGATTTTTTGGATTCCATCTCATACTATACAATGTATTTTGATCTGTGCTTGATAAGAAGTGCTTATGAATGAAATCAGCACCGCCTGAAATAGCTTTTTCAGGTGTATCCCAACCATGCTTTTTAGCATATTCTGCACCTGTTTTAATTGGGTCTTTATCAAGGGCTCCTACTCCATAGAAATTGTAGTACTTTTTGCCATCAATTTCGACTCCATTAGCTAATTCACTTTTAACTGCGCCAGTTTCTAATAATGCATGTGAAATTAAATAAACTTCGTTAACGTGCTTATCTTTAGCAGCTTTTAAGAAATCATCCGTATGTTTCAATAACGTTGGTCTATCTACTAACATACGTTTAATTCTATTTTTATCAATCCCTTGATACTTTGATAAATCTAAAAATTGATATTTTTGCTTTTCATTATCGATAAAAGTACCGCTATCCATTGCACTTTTAATTTCAGTTGCAGATGCATCTCTCCATGCATCATTCTTTTTATTTGATACCTGTTGACTCGTATAATTATTTATTTGTTTCTTTGCTGCATCGTTTAATGTAACATTTAACTTTTCAATCTTAATGTCGGATTTAACATGTTTGAAAAATATCTGATCGGATATCATTGAGAAAAATAAAAATGAGACAACAGCAAATATGACAACAAGTCCTATTATTCCAAAAATAGAACCTTTCTTGTGTTTATTCATATCCACACCTCTTAGGTCATTGTTGTTATACATTCAGTTTGACTACGATAATAAAGTTTAACATTATTAAAACCGTTTAACAATTTTATCTATGCATTGTTACATATTCATAAATAAACAGTAATGTAAATGAAACGTTTTAAACCATTTATCAACATTACTTTACGTTGATCTACGAATCATAAATGTTTTATCTTTTTGTATAACCTTTGAAAACCTTTATATCAATAATCTTATTATTCACGTATTAAAAAACAAAAAATTCTTTTGTTCGTTTACTTAGTTTCTTTTTTATAATCCATCATAATAAAACTTGCTGCATTTGATCTATTTTTATAATAGTACTGATTTAAATCAATCGTGCCTTCAATTTGACCATCACGATACATCATTTCATTAGTGAAGTTATTTATCATCACGAAATCAGCGCGATCTCTTATAACATCTAAATCGTCG
The genomic region above belongs to Staphylococcus aureus and contains:
- a CDS encoding N-acetylglucosaminidase, producing the protein MNKHKKGSIFGIIGLVVIFAVVSFLFFSMISDQIFFKHVKSDIKIEKLNVTLNDAAKKQINNYTSQQVSNKKNDAWRDASATEIKSAMDSGTFIDNEKQKYQFLDLSKYQGIDKNRIKRMLVDRPTLLKHTDDFLKAAKDKHVNEVYLISHALLETGAVKSELANGVEIDGKKYYNFYGVGALDKDPIKTGAEYAKKHGWDTPEKAISGGADFIHKHFLSSTDQNTLYSMRWNPKNPGEHQYATDIKWAESNATIIADFYKNMKTEGKYFKYFVYKDDSKHLNK
- the arsC gene encoding arsenate reductase (thioredoxin); amino-acid sequence: MTKKTIYFICTGNSCRSQMAEGWAKQILADDWNVYSAGIETHGVNPKAIEAMKEVGIDISNHTSDLIDNNIIKNSNLVVTLCSDADVNCPSLPTNVKKEHWGFDDPAGKPWSEFQRVRDEIKIAIENFKSR